GGACTTCAGTAGAGTTGATTCGTCAGAACCCTAATGGCACTATTTCTCAAAAAATAGTCACCCTTGACTTTTCAGCACAAATCAATGAGGTGACTAATCCCCTCCTCCGAAATAATGATATTATTGTAGTCAGTCGCTCAGGTGTTACACGCTTTGCTGAAGGGTTGCAAAATGCATTAGGCTCTATTGTTACTTTACGACAAGTGTTTGAAGGTCCTATGCAAGCTTTGAGATTTCTGGAAATGTTAGGAATTATTCGTTTACCGGAAGAATAAAAAATTTGAGTCAAAAATATAAAACCCTTAAGTAGAGGGTAGACTAAAATTTCGCTCATGTAAAAGCTAAGGAGGGGGGGATATGGAGAACTACCAAGATTTTATGACCCGAGAAAATACTGGAAAAAAAATACGCCGCCAGGACGATATTTTAGATTATAAAATCACCCCAGAAAAGAGTGATGAAGAGAAAATTATTAAAGAGCTAGGAAAGCTTGTATCTGCTGGAAAGCGTCGGGCTTTTTTAATTGTTATAGTAGCAATTTCATTTACCGGATTTAATGCATGGAGGCTCTCAAAGCGACCTCCTGTATATGAAGGAAAGTTTCAAATTTTAGTTGAGCCGGTGACCCTTTCTGAGAACAAATTACTAAGAGTGGTCACTCAAACTCTGGGAGATACTACGTTTGGAACTAATGAAGGGCTGGATTATGAGTCCCAAATTAGAGTTTTGCAAAGTCCTAAAATAATACTGCCTATTATTGAAAGAATTCAGGAAGTTTACCCTCAATTAACTCCCGCACATATTACGAGAGAGCTAAGTACAAAGCGGATTATGGAGGGAGCAGAAGGAACTAAAATTATCGAAGTAAGTTTCCGCAATCGTAATCCCGAATTGGTTAAGTTTATTTTAGAAACAGTGGCAGAAGGTTATTTGAAGTACAGCTTAGAAGAACGCCAGACTACGATTCGCCAAGGAATGAATTATATTAAAGATCAGATTCCGGTTCAACAGGCAGACGTTGACAGACTTCAAGGAGACTTGGAAAGTCTGCGGCAGCGCTATGATCTTATCAATCCTGTTGTGGAAGGCGGCTATCTGTCGGTACAAGCCCAGAGGATTGGACCCCAGCTCGTAGAAATTCAATCTCTACTGGCAGAACGGGAATCCCAATACGCTACTTTACAAAATCTATTTGAGAGGGGAAATTATGTTTCTATTCTCAGTAAAGAGGCTGCTACTTACACCTTTTTAATCAGAGACATAAGTATTATAGATACAGAAATTTCAGCGGCATTAACTAAATATCGGGAAGAAAGCGATACGATACAAGATCTAAGGCAGCAAAAACAGGAACTGAATTTGCGGGCTCGTCGAGAAGCTTTAACTATTTTGGAAAAAGTGGCGAGCGAGGTACAGGGAATACAGGATCGTAAGGAACTGGTATTGCAAGATCAAATGCGTTACGAACAACGCCTGAGACAATATCCAACAATGGCGCGACAGTACGCGGATTTAGAACAGCAATTACAAGTGGCGACTGATTCTCTCAATAGCTTGTTAACTAAGCGGAATAATTTGCAGGTGGATGCTGCTCAACAGGAAATACCTTGGCAGATTATTGCTCCTCCAGGAACTCCTTCTACTTCTACAACTCCCAGGAAAACTTATATTTTACTGGCAATTGTTGGCCTCGTGTTGGGTTTAATAGCTGCATTTTTCGCTGAAATTATTAACAATGTATTCCATGATGCTGATGATATAGAAGAAGAAACCAGGCTGCCCATTCTGGGAATGATTCCTATTGCAAAAGAACTTAAAAGAGGTACACAGAAACGTAAAACTCTTGCTCCTCTAGCTTTAGCTGGAACAGGTCAACGAAAAGGCTTAGATTTGATCGGAGAGTCTCAGTATCGACAAAGTTCCTATATCAGTTCTCCTTTGTTAGAAGCTTTCCGCTCTCTCTATACGAATATCCGCTTGTTGAGTATTCACAAGCCGATTCACTCTTTAGTTATTGGCGGGGCTATACCTAACGTTGGCAAGTCTACAATTGCAATACATTTAGCAAAAACAGCAGCCACGATTGGGCAACGAATCTTAATCGTTGATGCAGATCTGCGTTCTCCTAAGATTCATACAAAGCTGGATTTACCCAACCTGCGGGGTCTCAGTGATGCTATTTCCACCGATATCAGTCTAAATGAGGTGATTCAACGCTTGCCTAATGAAGATAACCTGTTTGTCTTAACGGCAGGTTCCTTGCCCTCTGATCCCATTAAGTTGTTATCTTCTAAAAAAATGCATTCTCTGATGGAGCAATTTCAAGACTTTTTCGATTTAGTCATTTACGATACCCCGCCTCTTATGGGACTTGCTGATGGTAGTATTCTAGCGGCGCAAACTGATGGATTTGTAATGGTGGTTAAAATTGATAAAACCGAGCGTTCGGTGGTTGTGAAAGCATTAGATGGATTAAAAATTTCTGGAGCCTCTGTGTTAGGAATTGTTGCGAATGGGAGCGAACGGTAAGTTTTTAGGGTTTCAGAAAGTCTATCCCTCTTTTGTCACGCTAGGTGGATAAAACCCACATTCCTCCGGCAGGGTAAGCACAAGAAAAATGAGCTGGTAATATGCTAGGTAATCACCCGGTTAACATATCGCCGAGGTTTCCGATGGCCTTCAGCTTTGATTCCACCACAGACTCAGCTAAACCGAAAGTCCAGCAACCGCTGCCGCCTGCTATCGACGCG
This sequence is a window from Laspinema palackyanum D2c. Protein-coding genes within it:
- a CDS encoding GumC family protein, which codes for MENYQDFMTRENTGKKIRRQDDILDYKITPEKSDEEKIIKELGKLVSAGKRRAFLIVIVAISFTGFNAWRLSKRPPVYEGKFQILVEPVTLSENKLLRVVTQTLGDTTFGTNEGLDYESQIRVLQSPKIILPIIERIQEVYPQLTPAHITRELSTKRIMEGAEGTKIIEVSFRNRNPELVKFILETVAEGYLKYSLEERQTTIRQGMNYIKDQIPVQQADVDRLQGDLESLRQRYDLINPVVEGGYLSVQAQRIGPQLVEIQSLLAERESQYATLQNLFERGNYVSILSKEAATYTFLIRDISIIDTEISAALTKYREESDTIQDLRQQKQELNLRARREALTILEKVASEVQGIQDRKELVLQDQMRYEQRLRQYPTMARQYADLEQQLQVATDSLNSLLTKRNNLQVDAAQQEIPWQIIAPPGTPSTSTTPRKTYILLAIVGLVLGLIAAFFAEIINNVFHDADDIEEETRLPILGMIPIAKELKRGTQKRKTLAPLALAGTGQRKGLDLIGESQYRQSSYISSPLLEAFRSLYTNIRLLSIHKPIHSLVIGGAIPNVGKSTIAIHLAKTAATIGQRILIVDADLRSPKIHTKLDLPNLRGLSDAISTDISLNEVIQRLPNEDNLFVLTAGSLPSDPIKLLSSKKMHSLMEQFQDFFDLVIYDTPPLMGLADGSILAAQTDGFVMVVKIDKTERSVVVKALDGLKISGASVLGIVANGSER